Genomic segment of Balnearium lithotrophicum:
GAGAAGTGGAGAGCGTAGATGTTTGTTAGGACGTTTCCATTGGAGTCTGTGGTTAGAGGAACGTATTCACTCTGGAGAACCGGGACTCCGTCAAAGGTTAGAACAGGTTTTCCAAAGTTTTTGAGCTGGAGCATTGCCGAATCTGTTCCGTGTCCTTCTGCCCTTAGAAGTTCCTTGTAGGCTATGTAAGCTCTTGGATGCATTACTACTGCATCAACACCCAACTTCATAAGTGCTAAGAGTTCATCGAGTATTGAGAAGGAGAGGGGATTTGTTCCCGCATCAATGCTCCTTTGAAGCCCCTTTGCCTCTATCCTTGCAAGCTGACTGTCAAGTCCGTCAAAGACTTTAGGGTCTGCGGAAGAGTCTCCTGTAAGCCCTGCTCATTGCCTTGATTTCTGCCTTAATGAACGGGAGAACGGGGGCTCCTTCAACTTCCGTTGCAAACTTCGGAATGTCTATGTTCCTTGCGATTATCCTTACGTTTTCCGTGAACTGGTCAAGCTTTAAACCTTCGCTCTGGGGAACCGTGTCAGTTGCTCCCATGAAGCCTGCAACGGGGATTTCCTTCTCCCAAGTAACCAATAGACCACTTCCGGTGACTTTTCTGAAAGGTAGAACGTTAAAAAGCTGGTCGGTTTCTACTATGGTTTCTATCACTCCCTGCAGAATCTCGTTTGTTACCTGCTTTCTAAGTTCTGTTAACGTTCCAGCCAATATGTCTGCCATGACTTACCTCCTATTCTTCAAGTAGTTTTGAGAGTTTTTCGTCCGTGCTCTTTTCCCTTGCGGGTTCTTTTGCTACTCCTGCTCCAGAACCTTCCTTGTCAGAGGCCTTAAAGAGATACGGCTTTGCCTCTTTAAGCTCTTTCAGAAACTCCTCTGGAGTCTTTCCGTCAATGATGACCTTTCCGTCCTTAACCTCTGCCTTTTCCTTTGCCAGCAGAAAGACCATGTCGGGGTCGATAACTCCCATTTTAGTGGCAGATGTAACGATGGATGCCCTCACTTTTTCTGTTCTGTATGCCGTTTCAAGTTCCTTAATCTGGCTCTGGAGCTTTTCAAACTCCTCCTTGAGGTTCTTATCCTCCGGGGACTCCTTGTGGGCTTTTTCTACCTTCTCTTTAAGAGCCTTAATTTCTTCAAGGGAGGAAAAGCCCAACTCTTTGAGCTTTTCTTTCAGGATTTCGTCGGGATTGGAAGCCGGTGTGGTTTGATTGGTTTGAGTTTGCTGGTTTTGAGTGCTTCCCAGACTTTGGGTGTTGTTTTGGTCTTGATTTGTATTTTGTGTGTCCTGATTTACAGGGGTTTGACCCGTCCTGTCGTTGTTCATAGCAAAACCTCCAGAAGTCGTTTTCTGTTAGATTAACTTCTGGAGGTGTCCCCGGTGGGGTCGTGGAGGGCTATGGACGGCGTTTGACCCTCAAATCCTCACCTTTAACTGTTCTTACCTCGCACATTTCCAAAAGTCTTGAAACGAGGGGTTCCTCTTTGAGAAAGTGGGCTACTGTCTTAAAACCTGCATTTGACGTTACGAAAAGGAGCTTGTTCTCGTTGTAAGCATGGTAAATGGTTTCAATTACTAATTTTCTCTCCCACTCTCCCAAGTTAGGGTTGAGGTCGTCAACCAGAAATGAATCGTACTCCCAGATTAGTTTCTTGTACTCAAAAACGTCTCCCAAGTTCTGCAGGGGCATGAAGAGGGGAAGGTTGACCTTGTAGAGCTTCACAAGAAGTGCTATCTTTAGAATGCAGGCAAAGGTCTTTCCGGTCCCTGCTTTCCCCGAAAGGAAGACCCCCTTCTTTGAGGAGAGGACTGCTTTGACGGCGTCGGTCCTCTCCTTCTCTCCAAAAACGGCATCTACGTACTTTTTTGGAAACCTTCCGTTTAGGAGCCTGTCTGCTATTTCTTCTCTTGTTCTTGGCTTTAAAAACCTCACAATTCCGGTCTTTGTGAATACAAAGTAGCAGTTTCCCTGCTCATGTATTGTTGAGTCGGGAAACCTCTTTTTAAGTTCTGCCATGCTCTTTGCAACTAACAGCATCTCCCACCTCAAAATTCGATGTCGTCTGTCTGGCTCGTGTAGTAGTCAAGCCCCCTTTCGTTTTCGGGGGTGGTCCACTTTTTGCTTTCCGTTTTTGTTGTCCCCTTCCACCTCGGAAGGACGTACTTAAACTGGACTATTCCCCTATCCCCTAAGAGCTTTCTCTTCCATCCGATTAGTTTCGGGTTGGCATCCTTGAAGGCCTCGTACTCCATCTTCAAAACTTCTACGTCAAGGTTGTTGTTCTCGTAGATTTTCAATAGGTCCTTAAAGTGCCTTCCTATTACTTTTCTCGGCTCGCTGAACCTTAAAAGCTCTGGAGGTTCTCCGTTCCAGAGGTTTTCGTACCACTCTATGAGTTCCTTAACCTGCGGGTTCCTCTTTTTGTTTTTTCTTTTTTCTATGTCCTCAGAGAGCTTCTGTTCTGTTTCCTTCAAGAGCCTGTAGGCCTTCACTATTTCACCACTTTCGATGTGCTCAACTGAGGTTCTGATTCTCTTTAAAACGGTGTCAATCCGCATGGCTTCCTCCCGATTATCTTGCTTTTAGAGACAGCTCCTTTACCTTTGCCTTAACGGCTGGAACTGTTCTTCCGAGCCTTTTTGCTATTTCCTTTTGTGTCAGCTTCCCGTAGTTCTCTTTAAGGAACTCAATTTCTTTTTCAGTCCAGGGCTTTCTGTAGTTTTCGGCCGTTGAGTCGGCTCCCCTGTAGTATCTGCGGACGTTCTTCCTCACCTGCGTTTTTCTCCTCCTTGCCCTTGCCCTCTCCCTGCACCTTGCACTGCAGTACCTGTCCTGCTTTCCCCTTCTTGACAGGAACTTTTTCCCGCACACGGGGCAGGTTTTAACTCCGCTGTAGTACTCCCTCCAGTTGTCGGCATACTCTTTCAGGGCAAAGACCGGAGGATCATCGTTCACTTTGACCACTATTCCATACCTGACCCATCCGTAGACCTCAGATTGAACTCTTGTTTTTATGTAGGACTTTCCCAAAAAGCCCCAATCCTCAATCAGTTTGTCCACCAATTCGTTAAGCTGGAATACTTTCAGCCTGTCCATCAGGATAAATATTTCAGAGGATTTCATCTTACTCCTCCAACTGCCGCTTCAAGAAAGACCCTTAAAGTTTCGCCGTTGAGCTCCTCTACGCTCTTTTTCCTTGCAAGGTGGAGGGCTATGTCCAACTCCCCTGTTGTTATTCCTTCCTTTTTGAGGAGCTTTGTCAGGGTTTCAGAGCCTTTTGTTGAATATCCGTGCTTTTTGAGGAGGGTTTCAACTGTATCTCTGTCTATTGGAGACACCTGCTTCCTTACTATTATCCTCTTTACGAGGGAGTGGTAATCGTTGTAGAGAAATTTTGTGAGATTCCTATCCCCCAAGAAAATGAATATCAATCCTCCAGGATACTCAAGTTCCTCTGTTATGTCCTTGAGGATTGATAGAAACCTTTTTTTCTCAAAGAGCCTCTGGGATTCGTCAATTATGATTGTGAAGGTTAATTTCTTGTAGTTTATTGCATCCTTTATAAGGTCGAGGGTTTCTAAAAAGCTCCTTTTGGGAGGTAATCCTATGGCCAAAGCAACTTGGGCTACAAACTGGGAATCCGTGATTCTTCTCTCCGGAAACTTCATGTACTTTACGGTAGGGTCGGCTTTTTTGATTTTTAAGGCCGCTTTTGTTTTTCCGCTCATCCACTCTCCCCACACTGCACCGTGCAGGGGCTCCTTCCTTTCGTGGTAAAATTGAAAGAGTGTTTGGACTGTCTTTTCGATGGCTTTCTGAACGTGTGTTTTCATTACTCACCTCCTATTTGTGATTTAAAGGTCTTCGAGGGTCAGCCCCCTGGGCTGGCTCTCCTCTGTCCTTTCCTGTTCTGGATTAAGTGATTCCAGCTCCTCTATTGAGATTGAGATTTGAGGTTCACCGTCTGCAATTTCTTCAAGGGATACGGCAGGTTTTTCCATGTAGGAAAGTCGGGCGTGTTCCTCTTCTAACTTCTTCTTCCTCCTGTCTATCCTCTTTGAACGGAGTTTCTCCTGTTTGAACTCAACGGTGGTTTCAACCTCTACGGGAGGTTTTGAGAAGAGCTTTGCAACTCCTATGAACTCCCCGCTCGACTTCTGGTAAACCATTACCTCTTTGAGGTTGGTTATTAACCTCTTGACCACTACTTTTTCCTTCTTTTTCGGGTAGTTAATCTGGTAAATCAGGTTGTCTATCTGTATCTGGCCGTCCTTTAAGGTTCTCTCTACGGTTTCAACAAATGCGGTTGAGATTAAGGTTTCATCTGCCTTACGGGAGTATCCCTTGAAAAGTTCTGCAGGTATTACTTTTTCGCTCAGGTGTTTAAACCTGTGGTGGTTTCTGTTGTAGCTCTCAACTGCAAGCTGGGCAAGTTCCTCTATCGATTCTGCACT
This window contains:
- a CDS encoding ATP-binding protein, which encodes MLLVAKSMAELKKRFPDSTIHEQGNCYFVFTKTGIVRFLKPRTREEIADRLLNGRFPKKYVDAVFGEKERTDAVKAVLSSKKGVFLSGKAGTGKTFACILKIALLVKLYKVNLPLFMPLQNLGDVFEYKKLIWEYDSFLVDDLNPNLGEWERKLVIETIYHAYNENKLLFVTSNAGFKTVAHFLKEEPLVSRLLEMCEVRTVKGEDLRVKRRP
- a CDS encoding winged helix-turn-helix domain-containing protein, giving the protein MKSSEIFILMDRLKVFQLNELVDKLIEDWGFLGKSYIKTRVQSEVYGWVRYGIVVKVNDDPPVFALKEYADNWREYYSGVKTCPVCGKKFLSRRGKQDRYCSARCRERARARRRKTQVRKNVRRYYRGADSTAENYRKPWTEKEIEFLKENYGKLTQKEIAKRLGRTVPAVKAKVKELSLKAR
- a CDS encoding AAA family ATPase encodes the protein MKTHVQKAIEKTVQTLFQFYHERKEPLHGAVWGEWMSGKTKAALKIKKADPTVKYMKFPERRITDSQFVAQVALAIGLPPKRSFLETLDLIKDAINYKKLTFTIIIDESQRLFEKKRFLSILKDITEELEYPGGLIFIFLGDRNLTKFLYNDYHSLVKRIIVRKQVSPIDRDTVETLLKKHGYSTKGSETLTKLLKKEGITTGELDIALHLARKKSVEELNGETLRVFLEAAVGGVR